DNA from Rhinatrema bivittatum chromosome 1, aRhiBiv1.1, whole genome shotgun sequence:
GATACCAAAGGAAAACGAAACCCAGAGAAGCCAAAGCCAAGATGGATCAAGACAGATGATTTCACGACCACAATGGAAGAGCATCCCCCAACAAAGTTGGCTGATATTCGTCCAGATCTTCTTCAAAAGACACCATTTGAACTTTTCATAGAAATTATGGGTGAAGATTATTTAGAAGAATTAGCATACATGACAAATATATATGCCAGGCAGAAATTGGCAAGCATTGACACAAATGCTGACGAAATCACTCGTTTCTTCGGAATACTCTTGCACAGTGGCTATCACCATGTTCCAAAAGAAAAGCATTACTGGTCAACTGCAGAAGATTTGAGCAACCAAATTGTGCCAAAAACCATGTCAAGAAAACGCTTTGAGGACCTGAAAATCTATTTTCATATTGTTGACAATTTGCAACTACCACCTGGAAAAGCTGCAAAAATTGAGCCATTTTATACCCATTTATCTGCTCAGTTTTTGAAGATCGGAGGTGTTTTTAGTGAAAGCCTGAGCATTGACGAATCAATGGTACCATATTATGGTCATCATAGCTGCAAAATGTTCCTTCGAGGAAAACCAATTCGATTTGGATACAAAATATGGatgatgtgcagtccagatggtTTTCCATTTTCAATGCAGATTTATACAGGTGCCAAATATCAGCCAGAAGAATCAGGCACTGATAAAACTGAAAAAGTTCCACTTGGTACAAGAGTAATTTCGGATTTGATTTCAGTCATTCAAGAGCCAAGAAATCATTGCCTTTTCTTTGATAATTTCTTCACATCACACAACTTGATGGTGGAACTGAAAGAAAAGGGATTTCGAGCAATTGGCACTGTCAGAGAAAACAGAACTGGGAAATGTCCCCTAATGGCACCTAAAGAACTGCGCAAGAAAGATCGTGGGGAATTTGATTATCGTGGTGATGGATACATCATCTGTGTCCGCTG
Protein-coding regions in this window:
- the LOC115094178 gene encoding piggyBac transposable element-derived protein 3-like, whose product is MKTQKYLTVEEAVEQVLGDSEATEADIVILPPSDNLEDSDIEDINDEDLTPEVPADVCGEVEVAVESCDEEVDEDDKLLSTYCQESGDTKGKRNPEKPKPRWIKTDDFTTTMEEHPPTKLADIRPDLLQKTPFELFIEIMGEDYLEELAYMTNIYARQKLASIDTNADEITRFFGILLHSGYHHVPKEKHYWSTAEDLSNQIVPKTMSRKRFEDLKIYFHIVDNLQLPPGKAAKIEPFYTHLSAQFLKIGGVFSESLSIDESMVPYYGHHSCKMFLRGKPIRFGYKIWMMCSPDGFPFSMQIYTGAKYQPEESGTDKTEKVPLGTRVISDLISVIQEPRNHCLFFDNFFTSHNLMVELKEKGFRAIGTVRENRTGKCPLMAPKELRKKDRGEFDYRGDGYIICVRWNDSSVVTVMSNWMKPFPLQNASRYSLKEKKKVLIKQPKIIGAYNQGMGGVDLLDRLLSAYRPTLRSKKWWWNLFSNGLNMAVVAAWKIHCHLLGKEAMSHLDFLREVSTVAMKCGLSSYRIHKC